The Paenibacillus yonginensis genome segment TCCCGATAAACCGGCGGCTTTCTCATTGCCTCCCAAAGCATAAACATGGCGGCCCATGACCGTTTTCCCCATAACAAAGGAATACATCACAATGAGAATAAACAGCAGTACCAGAATATTAGGGATTCCCGCATAACTCGCAAGCATAAAGGTGAAGACATTGATAACCGCCACCAGCAATACCAGCTTCAGCACAAACAGCCCTTGGGAAGAGACCTCGAACCGGTATTTAAGCTGCGCACGCCGGTCGCGGATCTCGTTCAGGATATAAAGCACGGAAAGCACGATGCCCGCCAGTATCGAGACCATATTAGTCGCCGTATTGGCCAGATCGGGCAGGAACCCGGAGCTGATCTTCTGGAATCCGCCGGGAAAAGGAGAAATTGACTGTCCTTCCAGCACGATCATCGTAAGCCCGCGGAACAGCAGCATGCCCGCAAGGGTGACGATAAAGGCCGGAATCCGCACATAGGCGACCCAAAACCCCTGCCACGCCCCGATCAGGGCGCCTGCTACCAAAGAAACCACCACGGCCACCCAGGCCGGAAAATCCCAGTTGACCATCATAATAGCGGACAAGGCGCCTACAAAGGCGGCAATGGAACCCACGGATAAATCAATATGTCCCGTAATAATGACCAGAACCATACCGATTGCCAGGACGAGGATATAGCTGTTCTGAAGAATCAAGTTAGTGATATTGATCGGTTTAACCAACAGTCCCCCGGTCAAAAGGGTGAACAAAAACATGATGACAACAAGCGCGATGATCATTCCATATTGGCGGATATTGGTTTTAAACAGCCTCGTGATGACTTCCATGTTTAACCCCTCCCGATTTAGTCATGTCTTTCATCAAATTTTCTTGCGTGGCTTCTTCTCCGCTAAACTCGCCCGTAATTTTGCCTGCGCTTAGGACATAAATCCGGTCGCTGAGGCCGATGACTTCGGGCAGTTCGGAAGAAATGACGAGAATCGCTTTCCCCTGCTCGGCGAGGGCATGTATGATCGTATAAATTTCATATTTGGCCCCGACGTCGATGCCCCGCGTAGGTTCATCCAGAATGAGAATGTCCGGTCCGGAAAAAATCCATTTGCCCAGCACGACCTTCTGCTGGTTGCCGCCGCTCAGATTGCCCGTTTTCTGCAGCACGCTTGGGGCTTTGATATTCATTCTGCGGCGCATGTCTTCCGCGGCCAGCACTTCTTCCCTTTCATTCACAATCATCCGCTTCGAAAGCTTGCGGAGACCGGTCAAGGAAATATTCCGTTTGATGTCGTCCATCAGGATCAGCCCATACTCCTTGCGGTCTTCCGTCACGTAAGCGAATCCGTTCGAGATCGCTTCATTGATCGTCCGGTTGTGGATCTCCCTGCCGTCTTTAAAGAGCTGCCCGGAAATGTTCCGGCCGTACGACTTGCCGAAAATGCTCATCGCGAGCTCAGTTCGCCCGGCGCCCATCAGCCCGGCGATGCCGACGATTTCGCCCCGACGGAGCTTCAGGTTAACGCCATCCAGCACTTTCCGCTCCGCATGCTGTTCGTGGTAAACCGTCCAATTGCGGACTTCCAGCGCTACCTCTCCGATATTGGCGATGCGCTCCGGGAACCGCTCCGTCATGTCGCGTCCGACCATGCCGCGGATGATCCGGTCTTCCGTGACGTTGTCCCGCTTCATATCCATCGTTTCGATTGTCTTCCCGTCCCGGAGAATCGTAATGGAATCCGATACTTTGGACACCTCGTTCATCTTGTGCGAAATCAAAATGCAAGAAATCCCCTGGCGTTTAAATTCGAGCATCAGGTTCAGCAGGTTTTCGCTGTCATCTTCATTGAGCGCGGCAGTTGGTTCATCCAAAATGAGAAGCTTCACCCTTTTGGAAAGCGCTTTCGAAATTTCGACCAGCTGCTGTTTGCCGACGCCGATATCCGTCACCAGCGTGTTTGGGTTTTCATGCAGGCCCACCTTCTCCAGCAACTCCTGCGTTCCGGCAAAGGTTTCGTTCCAGTTAATGATGCCGCGGCGTTTGCGTTCATTGCCCAGATAAATATTTTCGGCAATCGACAGCTCCGGAATCAGGGCCAGCTCCTGGTGAATAATGACGATGCCACGCTCTTCACTTTGCCGGATGTCCTTGAATCTGCAAATTTCCCCCTCCAGCAAAATGTCGCCTTCGTAAGAACCAAAAGGGTAAACGCCGCTAAGCACCTTCATCAGCGTAGATTTCCCCGCCCCGTTTTCCCCGCACAGAGCATGAATTTCCCCTTGGCGCACCTTAAGATTGACCTGATCCAGCGCCTTGACGCCGGGAAACGTTTTGCTGATGTTCTTCATTTCCAAAATGTACTCGGACAAAATCATCCGCTCCTTTCCCGTTTTCCAAGTCGGCTTCTTCGTTTATTTCAAACCCACTTCTTCTTTGGTGTAATACCCTTCGTCGACAATGGCTTCCTGCACGTTTGCAGCATCCACCGATATCGGATCCAGCAGATAAGCGGGTACAACCGTAATTCCGTTATCATAAGATTTCGTGTCGTTGACTTCGGCCTGTTCGCCTTTAAGCACGCTTTCCACCATCTTCACCGTTTGGGCGGCCAGCTTTCTTGTATCTTTAAAAATCGTTTCCGTCTGCTCCCCGCTGACGATCGACTTGACCGATGCCAGCTCCGCATCCTGTCCGGTGATCACCGGGAGCGGTTTGTTTGGTTTGCCGTAGCCGATTCCTTTCAGAGAGGAAATAATGCCTATGCTGATGCCGTCATAAGGCGAAAGCACCGCATCCAGGTTTTCGCTGGAATAATAAGCGCTAAGCAGATTATCCATCCGTGCCTGCGCAAGCGCACCGTCCCACCGCAGTGTAGCAATCTGGGCCATCGTGTTCT includes the following:
- the mmsB gene encoding multiple monosaccharide ABC transporter permease, which gives rise to MEVITRLFKTNIRQYGMIIALVVIMFLFTLLTGGLLVKPINITNLILQNSYILVLAIGMVLVIITGHIDLSVGSIAAFVGALSAIMMVNWDFPAWVAVVVSLVAGALIGAWQGFWVAYVRIPAFIVTLAGMLLFRGLTMIVLEGQSISPFPGGFQKISSGFLPDLANTATNMVSILAGIVLSVLYILNEIRDRRAQLKYRFEVSSQGLFVLKLVLLVAVINVFTFMLASYAGIPNILVLLFILIVMYSFVMGKTVMGRHVYALGGNEKAAGLSGVKTKKVTFWVFVNMGVLAAISGLVFAARLNAATPKAGTNFELDAIAACFIGGASASGGIGTVFGAIIGGLVMGVLNNGMSLIGLGIDWQQGIKGLVLLLAVAFDIYNKNKRAA
- the mmsA gene encoding multiple monosaccharide ABC transporter ATP-binding protein, translating into MSEYILEMKNISKTFPGVKALDQVNLKVRQGEIHALCGENGAGKSTLMKVLSGVYPFGSYEGDILLEGEICRFKDIRQSEERGIVIIHQELALIPELSIAENIYLGNERKRRGIINWNETFAGTQELLEKVGLHENPNTLVTDIGVGKQQLVEISKALSKRVKLLILDEPTAALNEDDSENLLNLMLEFKRQGISCILISHKMNEVSKVSDSITILRDGKTIETMDMKRDNVTEDRIIRGMVGRDMTERFPERIANIGEVALEVRNWTVYHEQHAERKVLDGVNLKLRRGEIVGIAGLMGAGRTELAMSIFGKSYGRNISGQLFKDGREIHNRTINEAISNGFAYVTEDRKEYGLILMDDIKRNISLTGLRKLSKRMIVNEREEVLAAEDMRRRMNIKAPSVLQKTGNLSGGNQQKVVLGKWIFSGPDILILDEPTRGIDVGAKYEIYTIIHALAEQGKAILVISSELPEVIGLSDRIYVLSAGKITGEFSGEEATQENLMKDMTKSGGVKHGSHHEAV